In Caminicella sporogenes DSM 14501, a single window of DNA contains:
- the uvrA gene encoding excinuclease ABC subunit UvrA translates to MSKKYIYIRGAKEHNLKNIDVKIPRDKFVVITGLSGSGKSSLAFDTIYAEGQRRYVESLSAYARQFLGQMEKPNVEYIEGLSPAISIDQKTTSKNPRSTVGTVTEIYDYLRLLFARIGIPHCPVCGVEITQQTVDQIVDKVMQLEERTKIQILSPIIRGKKGEHKRELERIKKDGFVRVRIDGEIREIFEDIKLEKNKKHTIEVVVDRLIIREGIEKRLTDSIETALKLSDGLVIINVIGERDLLFNTKFSCPEHGIGIEELEPRMFSFNSPYGACPDCKGIGYLLKVDPELIIPNKNLTIREGAIAPIANSGEGTYYHQMILSLVKLHGVDLDTPVKDLPRDFITELLYGTGDRSIEFTYESRYGFRKYKAPFEGIVNNLERRYRETNSDYIRDKIEEYMSLNACETCKGTRLNKVSLSVTVGEKNIAEVTDLSVKKALEFFNNLKLDKKREIIAEQILKEIKGRLKFLENVGLDYLTLSRSAGTLSGGESQRIRLATQIGSGLVGVLYILDEPSIGLHQRDNEKLLKTLRDLTDVGNTLIVVEHDEDTMLAADHIIDIGPGAGEHGGQIIAQGTVEDIMENENSITGQYLSGKKKIEIPEKRRKPNGKFIKVIGASENNLKEINVKFPLGVFTCVTGVSGSGKSTLVNEILYKKAAMELHKSKKKPGKHIDIKGLEYIDKVIDIDQSPIGRTPRSNPATYTGVFDYIRDLFAQVPEAKMRGYKKGRFSFNVKGGRCEACKGDGIIKIEMHFLPDVYVQCDVCKGKRYNRETLEVKYKGKNISEVLNMTVEEALKFFENIPAIKRKLQTLYDVGLGYIRLGQPSTQLSGGEAQRVKLATELSKRSTGKTLYILDEPTTGLHIADVHRLIGVLNKLVDSGNTVVVIEHNLDVIKSCDYIIDLGPEGGDGGGMIVAQGTPEEVAKVKTSYTGFFLKKIFSKE, encoded by the coding sequence ATGTCTAAGAAGTATATATATATAAGAGGAGCTAAGGAACATAATCTTAAAAATATAGATGTAAAGATACCAAGAGATAAGTTTGTTGTTATAACGGGATTGAGTGGTTCAGGAAAGTCATCGCTGGCATTTGATACAATATATGCTGAAGGACAGAGAAGATATGTTGAAAGTCTTTCAGCTTATGCTCGTCAATTTTTAGGACAGATGGAAAAGCCAAATGTAGAGTATATAGAAGGATTATCTCCTGCAATTTCTATAGACCAAAAGACTACTAGTAAAAATCCCCGTTCAACAGTGGGAACTGTTACTGAAATTTACGATTATTTAAGACTTTTATTTGCAAGAATAGGTATTCCGCACTGTCCTGTTTGTGGTGTTGAAATTACCCAGCAGACAGTAGACCAGATAGTAGATAAGGTTATGCAGCTCGAAGAAAGAACAAAAATACAGATTTTATCACCAATAATTAGAGGTAAAAAAGGAGAGCATAAAAGAGAACTTGAAAGAATAAAAAAAGATGGATTTGTAAGGGTTAGAATAGATGGTGAAATTAGAGAAATATTTGAAGATATAAAACTTGAGAAAAATAAAAAGCATACTATAGAAGTAGTTGTCGACAGATTGATAATTAGAGAGGGGATAGAAAAAAGACTTACTGATTCTATTGAAACTGCTTTAAAATTATCTGATGGATTAGTTATAATTAATGTCATAGGTGAAAGAGATTTATTATTTAATACGAAATTTTCCTGTCCGGAACACGGCATAGGAATTGAAGAACTTGAACCGAGAATGTTTTCATTTAACAGTCCTTATGGAGCTTGTCCAGACTGTAAAGGTATAGGATATTTATTAAAGGTTGACCCTGAGCTTATCATACCAAATAAAAATTTGACAATTAGAGAAGGAGCAATAGCTCCTATAGCTAATAGTGGAGAAGGAACTTATTATCATCAAATGATATTGTCATTAGTAAAGCTACACGGAGTAGATTTAGATACGCCTGTGAAGGATTTGCCAAGGGATTTTATAACAGAACTTTTATATGGTACGGGAGATAGAAGTATTGAATTTACTTATGAAAGCAGATATGGTTTTAGAAAATATAAAGCGCCGTTTGAAGGAATAGTAAATAACCTTGAAAGAAGATACAGAGAAACAAATTCAGATTATATTAGGGATAAGATAGAAGAATATATGAGTTTAAATGCATGTGAAACTTGTAAGGGGACAAGATTAAATAAAGTGTCTTTATCTGTAACTGTAGGAGAGAAAAATATAGCAGAAGTAACAGATTTATCAGTGAAAAAGGCTTTAGAGTTTTTTAATAATCTAAAACTTGATAAAAAACGAGAAATAATTGCTGAGCAAATTCTTAAGGAAATAAAGGGAAGATTAAAATTTTTAGAAAATGTAGGTTTGGATTATTTGACTTTATCTCGTTCAGCTGGAACTTTATCAGGTGGAGAATCTCAAAGGATTAGATTAGCTACGCAGATAGGTTCAGGTTTAGTTGGAGTTTTATATATATTAGATGAACCAAGTATTGGACTTCATCAGAGAGATAATGAGAAACTTTTAAAAACTTTAAGAGATTTAACTGATGTTGGAAATACTTTGATAGTTGTAGAACACGATGAAGATACAATGTTAGCTGCTGACCATATAATAGATATAGGTCCGGGGGCAGGAGAGCATGGTGGACAAATAATAGCACAGGGAACTGTAGAAGATATAATGGAAAATGAAAATTCAATAACAGGACAGTATTTAAGTGGAAAGAAAAAAATTGAAATACCAGAGAAGAGAAGAAAGCCAAATGGCAAATTTATAAAAGTTATAGGGGCTAGTGAAAATAATTTAAAAGAGATAAATGTAAAATTTCCATTAGGAGTTTTTACATGTGTTACAGGCGTTTCAGGTTCAGGAAAAAGTACTCTTGTAAATGAAATATTGTATAAAAAAGCTGCTATGGAGCTGCATAAATCTAAGAAGAAGCCTGGAAAGCATATAGATATAAAAGGACTTGAATATATAGACAAGGTAATAGATATTGACCAATCGCCTATAGGGAGAACTCCGCGGTCTAATCCTGCTACTTATACTGGAGTATTTGACTATATAAGGGATTTATTTGCACAAGTGCCTGAAGCTAAAATGAGAGGATATAAAAAAGGCAGATTCAGTTTTAATGTAAAAGGTGGAAGATGTGAGGCTTGCAAAGGTGATGGCATAATAAAGATAGAAATGCATTTTCTGCCAGATGTTTACGTTCAGTGTGATGTATGTAAGGGAAAGAGGTATAATAGAGAAACGTTGGAAGTTAAATATAAAGGCAAAAACATATCAGAAGTTTTAAATATGACAGTTGAGGAAGCATTAAAGTTTTTTGAAAATATTCCTGCTATAAAGAGGAAACTTCAGACTCTTTATGACGTTGGACTTGGATATATAAGACTTGGACAGCCATCAACTCAATTATCTGGTGGAGAAGCTCAAAGGGTTAAACTGGCAACGGAGCTTAGCAAGAGAAGTACTGGGAAAACTCTTTATATATTAGATGAGCCTACGACAGGTCTTCATATTGCAGATGTGCATAGATTAATAGGAGTTTTGAACAAGCTTGTAGACAGTGGGAACACAGTTGTGGTTATAGAACATAATTTAGATGTGATAAAATCTTGTGATTATATTATTGATTTAGGGCCAGAGGGTGGAGATGGAGGAGGAATGATAGTAGCACAGGGTACTCCTGAAGAAGTAGCAAAGGTTAAGACTTCTTATACTGGATTTTTTTTAAAAAAGATATTTTCAAAAGAATAG
- a CDS encoding toxic anion resistance protein — MNNNLNDTINNNQQEESLSLEKVTNEIATKVQNSPEVIAISKQIDINNAESIMNFGQQTAQEISKFADEILHAIETSSVEDSGALITQLNKIMEKFDIKDFEEKKPSFFQKLLKKTKNSIDHLFKKYHTMGSEIDKIYVQLKQYEAEIKETNNMLNEMFEKNMEYYEMLEKYIQAGNLVLNELKTKFIPELERRASQSNEQIDQINLSNGYQLIEMLEQRIYDLELAKNVALQTMPQIKLIQKGNYNLIRKINSAFIVTIPIFKQSLTQAITLKRQSIQAKAMAALDEKTNELLLRNAQNTALQSKLISKLSSGGAIQLETLEKTWETIMQGIDETRQIQEEMRQKRIEGTKRLHELQNEFHSKTKLLKS, encoded by the coding sequence ATGAATAATAACTTAAATGATACTATCAACAATAATCAGCAGGAAGAATCTTTAAGTCTTGAAAAAGTAACAAATGAAATTGCAACTAAAGTACAAAATTCACCTGAAGTCATAGCAATATCAAAACAAATAGACATTAACAATGCTGAATCAATAATGAACTTTGGACAGCAGACAGCACAAGAAATTTCTAAATTTGCCGATGAAATACTCCATGCAATTGAAACTTCTTCCGTAGAAGATTCTGGTGCTCTAATTACCCAACTCAACAAAATTATGGAAAAATTCGATATTAAAGACTTTGAAGAAAAGAAACCAAGTTTTTTTCAAAAGCTCTTAAAAAAGACAAAAAATTCTATAGACCATCTTTTTAAAAAATACCACACTATGGGCAGTGAAATAGATAAAATCTATGTGCAACTTAAACAGTATGAAGCTGAAATAAAAGAAACAAACAATATGCTAAATGAAATGTTTGAAAAAAATATGGAATATTATGAAATGCTTGAAAAATACATCCAAGCCGGTAATCTCGTTTTAAATGAATTAAAAACTAAATTTATCCCTGAACTTGAACGTAGAGCCAGTCAATCAAATGAACAAATAGACCAAATAAATTTGTCAAATGGATACCAGCTCATTGAAATGCTCGAACAGAGAATATACGATTTAGAACTTGCAAAAAATGTTGCACTTCAAACTATGCCACAAATAAAATTAATTCAAAAGGGAAATTACAATCTAATTAGAAAAATAAACTCTGCTTTTATTGTAACTATACCTATATTTAAACAGTCATTAACTCAAGCCATAACTTTAAAAAGACAATCTATACAAGCTAAAGCTATGGCCGCACTTGATGAAAAAACTAATGAACTCTTATTGCGAAATGCACAAAATACTGCTTTGCAGTCAAAACTCATATCCAAATTGTCTTCTGGTGGAGCTATTCAATTGGAAACTCTAGAAAAGACATGGGAAACTATCATGCAGGGAATTGATGAAACTAGACAGATACAAGAAGAAATGAGACAAAAACGCATAGAAGGTACAAAAAGACTTCATGAACTTCAAAATGAATTTCACAGTAAAACTAAACTCTTAAAGTCTTAA
- a CDS encoding YceG family protein: protein MINYRKIINPILLESKNILEDILLPLHKRQGFIQNPIPSIPLYFYRYIGIKENEREYFDDLHNLDMKLSNLNNLYLKITNGLPLPINNEIVNKTIPMWNNIKNFDMTKKDYIMTSLINLNTLPKFKDNLLNNSVVEAFKTVFNLYIIREQNINITKIKNFSLKLLTWINKYTPKLFNNFEYSNSKTEIYNPKLIFYGNIKRHEIYFLIFLSLLGCDILYINSHSDGDFDLIDRKKTYSKVFRLPKTAPLKKFPENSKKENVLSIKNNNIINTSNKNLKITEEINFENIINTSLKTSNNLFEDITTPLNKRSGFISHPIPIIPIYFYRYIGINEIEEEYYNELFRLDKKLSQFENLYIKFTDRIPAIANNELINKTNSIWKHFDNFDSSQIDVLVYLFKESDAFIKTKDNILNNSIIQNFKYILNLYVQNEKNINLTKIKNFSLKLLGWIYEYALTLFDNFNYSNREQIDIYNPKILYYGEIKSHEVYFLILMSKLGCDILYINSFSDSNFPLIDKDNKHSKIIELPKKSALKEFPKSEILIRYETEAFKASREISNIIYSEQDGLYKPWQFETYYIQPVTLKTTYDELKILWNEEARLRSGFKIENNTVYIPNLFAKISGVYKDIQTYWNEFVNFKNSENTLFIPSIPFTNKLYSGSDLYFSKSLFNKDGSVDKNRLFESSLYKFSYLKTPLQNTIINKINDLFKLPIFNKTIDFEFKQIILLTILNMDKRYLNLIQLFDYPFKIPKLIIYDNNENIFSLEDSIIIGFLYLMGFDILIFTPTGYNNIEQRLSEKYYDIHKLESIAFDLSLPDFNNLNKNKRKSFFADLFGL from the coding sequence TTGATAAATTACAGGAAAATTATTAATCCAATTTTATTGGAATCAAAAAATATATTAGAAGATATATTATTACCTTTACACAAAAGACAAGGCTTTATACAAAATCCAATTCCTTCAATTCCACTTTATTTTTATAGATATATAGGCATTAAAGAAAACGAAAGAGAATATTTTGATGATTTACATAATCTTGATATGAAACTTTCAAATTTAAATAATTTATATTTGAAAATTACAAACGGTCTACCCCTTCCTATAAATAATGAAATAGTAAATAAAACTATTCCTATGTGGAATAATATAAAAAATTTTGACATGACTAAAAAAGATTATATAATGACATCTCTTATAAATTTAAATACTCTGCCAAAATTTAAAGATAATCTATTAAACAACTCTGTAGTCGAAGCATTTAAAACTGTGTTTAATTTATATATTATAAGAGAACAAAATATTAATATTACAAAAATAAAAAATTTTTCTCTAAAATTACTAACTTGGATAAATAAATATACTCCTAAGCTATTTAACAATTTTGAATATTCAAATTCTAAAACTGAAATATACAACCCAAAATTGATTTTTTATGGAAATATTAAAAGACATGAAATATATTTTTTAATTTTTTTATCTCTGTTAGGATGTGACATATTATATATAAATTCTCATTCTGATGGAGATTTCGACCTAATCGACAGAAAAAAAACTTACTCGAAAGTTTTCAGACTGCCGAAAACAGCACCTTTGAAAAAATTTCCTGAAAACAGTAAAAAAGAAAATGTACTTTCAATTAAAAATAATAATATAATTAATACTTCAAATAAAAATTTAAAAATTACTGAAGAAATAAATTTTGAAAATATTATTAATACTTCTCTTAAAACATCTAATAATTTGTTTGAAGATATTACAACTCCACTTAATAAGAGAAGTGGTTTTATTTCACATCCTATACCTATTATACCTATATATTTTTATAGATATATAGGTATAAATGAAATAGAAGAAGAATATTACAATGAACTGTTTAGACTTGATAAAAAACTATCACAATTTGAAAATCTATACATAAAATTTACAGATAGAATACCTGCTATAGCCAATAATGAACTAATTAACAAAACAAATAGTATTTGGAAACATTTTGACAACTTTGATTCTTCTCAAATAGATGTATTAGTTTATCTTTTTAAAGAATCTGATGCATTTATTAAAACGAAAGATAATATACTCAACAACTCAATTATTCAAAATTTTAAATACATATTGAATTTATATGTACAAAATGAAAAAAATATAAATTTGACAAAAATTAAAAACTTCAGTCTCAAATTGTTAGGCTGGATTTATGAATACGCTTTAACACTATTCGATAATTTTAATTACTCAAATAGAGAACAAATTGATATTTATAATCCTAAAATTCTCTATTATGGTGAAATAAAAAGCCATGAAGTATACTTTTTAATACTAATGTCGAAGTTAGGATGTGATATTTTATATATAAACTCTTTTTCTGATAGTAATTTTCCTTTAATCGATAAAGATAATAAACATTCAAAAATCATTGAACTGCCTAAAAAATCGGCACTAAAAGAATTTCCAAAAAGTGAAATACTCATAAGATACGAAACTGAAGCTTTTAAAGCATCTAGAGAAATTTCAAATATTATATACAGTGAACAAGATGGACTTTATAAACCGTGGCAGTTTGAAACGTATTATATTCAGCCTGTAACCTTAAAAACAACTTATGATGAATTGAAAATTCTTTGGAATGAAGAAGCAAGATTACGAAGTGGATTTAAAATAGAAAACAACACTGTATATATTCCAAATTTATTTGCTAAAATAAGTGGAGTTTATAAAGATATTCAAACATATTGGAACGAATTTGTAAATTTCAAAAATTCAGAAAACACTTTGTTTATACCTTCTATTCCATTTACTAATAAACTTTATTCGGGTTCAGATTTATATTTTTCTAAAAGTCTATTCAATAAAGATGGTTCAGTAGATAAAAATCGTTTATTTGAAAGCAGTTTATACAAGTTTTCATATTTGAAAACTCCACTTCAAAATACTATAATCAATAAAATAAATGATTTATTTAAACTACCTATTTTTAATAAAACAATTGATTTTGAATTTAAACAAATAATTTTATTAACTATTTTAAATATGGATAAAAGATATCTAAATTTGATACAGCTATTTGACTATCCTTTTAAAATACCTAAACTCATTATATATGACAATAATGAAAATATATTTAGCCTTGAAGACTCAATTATAATTGGATTTTTGTATTTAATGGGATTTGATATTTTGATATTTACACCTACTGGATACAATAACATAGAACAGAGATTATCCGAAAAATACTATGACATTCATAAACTTGAATCTATTGCTTTTGATTTATCACTACCAGATTTTAATAATTTAAATAAAAACAAGAGAAAATCCTTTTTTGCTGACTTATTTGGTCTGTAA
- a CDS encoding sodium:calcium antiporter encodes MFSWINNFGLAVVVLIFMSWVVSKASDKLGDVLHVLGIKLRIPTSVRGATFDAISSSFPEFTTAMIAVLIYKRFADVGVPTIAGSGIFNILLIPMASIFAFKGKDLLLKVEKKVIYRDMIFYTIAIGALALFTYLGKYTPFTGVVLVVIYVFYISVLYRNTQSYRRELTQNEISKEKRELEEFLEEEEEEDVEVDMGYGAIVLWIAISIFFIWISIDAIIQSAIVISSTLNIPQYVVSVIIIAACTSIPDTLLSVKSSRMGDAEGAISNAVGSNIFDICVCLGLPMIIAGKTIPANFGQNIGSFIFLIVSMFTTALLLLKEKGVTKKDAYIMLGIYILFLGYVIGVALNLFA; translated from the coding sequence GTGTTTAGTTGGATCAATAATTTTGGTTTAGCAGTGGTTGTACTAATATTTATGTCATGGGTTGTTAGTAAAGCTTCCGACAAGTTAGGCGATGTACTGCATGTACTAGGAATAAAACTTAGAATTCCTACATCTGTTCGTGGAGCAACATTTGATGCTATAAGTTCATCATTTCCAGAGTTTACTACAGCTATGATAGCAGTTTTAATTTATAAAAGATTTGCTGATGTAGGTGTGCCAACAATAGCGGGTTCAGGTATCTTTAATATTTTACTTATTCCTATGGCAAGTATTTTTGCATTTAAAGGAAAAGATTTATTGCTAAAGGTGGAAAAGAAAGTAATATATAGAGATATGATTTTTTATACAATAGCTATTGGTGCACTTGCATTGTTTACTTATTTAGGAAAATATACACCTTTTACAGGTGTTGTACTTGTGGTAATATATGTTTTTTACATAAGTGTTCTCTACAGAAATACTCAAAGTTATAGAAGAGAGCTTACACAAAATGAAATAAGTAAGGAAAAAAGAGAATTAGAAGAATTTTTAGAAGAAGAAGAGGAAGAAGATGTAGAAGTAGATATGGGTTATGGTGCAATTGTACTGTGGATTGCTATAAGTATATTTTTTATTTGGATTAGTATAGATGCCATTATTCAGTCTGCGATAGTTATATCTTCAACTCTCAATATTCCTCAGTATGTAGTTTCTGTAATAATTATTGCAGCTTGTACTTCAATACCAGATACACTTTTGTCAGTTAAATCGTCAAGGATGGGTGATGCTGAAGGGGCTATTTCAAACGCTGTAGGTTCAAATATATTTGATATATGCGTATGTTTAGGATTGCCTATGATTATTGCAGGAAAAACTATACCTGCCAATTTTGGACAAAATATAGGTTCGTTTATATTTTTAATAGTTTCAATGTTTACGACAGCACTATTATTACTAAAAGAAAAAGGAGTTACTAAAAAAGATGCATATATTATGCTTGGAATTTATATCTTATTTTTAGGCTATGTTATAGGAGTTGCATTAAATTTATTTGCTTAA
- a CDS encoding AIM24 family protein yields the protein MFNFSVYQELTCIAEGSGQFYCRVGAMVAYKGNFTSEKVLLDPNSRNQGLLRSVMNLASRKLTGENIPLMRVSGSGTYYMANRARHISVITLEPGQSIGVESENLLAFTEDCKYGVRFIGVGVVSQKGLFTTNLTAIGKNPQVVITTEGNPIVLETPCVVDPDAVVCWTGPDPQFKFDVNWKTFIGQSSGESYCFEFTQPGEIVIIQPSERISGLDIGID from the coding sequence ATGTTTAATTTTAGTGTTTATCAAGAGCTAACTTGTATAGCTGAAGGAAGTGGTCAATTTTATTGTAGAGTTGGAGCTATGGTAGCATATAAGGGAAATTTTACTTCAGAAAAAGTGCTTTTAGACCCAAACAGTAGAAATCAGGGATTACTTAGGTCAGTAATGAATTTGGCATCTAGAAAATTGACGGGTGAAAATATACCGCTTATGAGGGTTAGTGGTAGCGGAACGTATTATATGGCAAATAGGGCTCGTCATATAAGTGTAATAACACTAGAGCCGGGACAAAGTATAGGTGTAGAAAGTGAAAATCTCTTAGCATTTACGGAAGATTGTAAGTATGGTGTTCGTTTCATAGGTGTGGGAGTTGTATCTCAAAAGGGATTGTTTACTACTAATTTAACTGCGATAGGTAAAAATCCTCAGGTAGTTATTACGACAGAAGGCAACCCGATAGTTCTTGAAACGCCATGTGTAGTAGACCCTGATGCTGTAGTTTGTTGGACCGGACCAGACCCTCAGTTTAAATTTGATGTGAATTGGAAAACTTTTATAGGCCAGTCATCAGGAGAGTCTTATTGTTTTGAATTTACACAGCCGGGTGAAATAGTTATAATTCAACCTTCTGAGAGAATTTCAGGTTTAGATATAGGTATAGATTAA
- a CDS encoding TerD family protein produces the protein MAIKIDVGKRDGFPFKEGKYKNSKVTIDVGIKTRRNPNIKFIDGIKPNIYDDVKKQTGFNYQTAVPKKVKKEVNIDKSKGIKLRSGQKISLTQKIPNLSKLLVALEWNLKNTTQYPLELDTSIFMVNLNNKTEEKDFIFYNNLKSRCGGVVLKADHSTGLLEGFDEMVQLDLNKIPSHIQKLAFTVTIDQADERNQNFNLVSDGYFKVIDGENKTEILTYRFDEQLSIETAIVVAEIYRYKDEWKINAVGRGFKGGLKALCDNYGIETE, from the coding sequence ATGGCAATTAAAATTGATGTGGGAAAAAGAGATGGCTTTCCATTTAAAGAAGGTAAGTACAAAAATTCAAAAGTTACAATAGATGTAGGCATAAAAACAAGACGAAATCCAAATATAAAGTTTATAGATGGTATAAAGCCAAATATTTATGATGATGTAAAAAAACAAACAGGTTTTAATTATCAAACTGCTGTACCTAAAAAAGTTAAAAAGGAAGTTAATATTGACAAAAGTAAAGGTATAAAGTTAAGAAGTGGGCAGAAAATAAGCCTTACTCAAAAAATTCCTAATTTATCTAAGTTACTAGTTGCATTAGAATGGAATTTGAAAAATACAACTCAATATCCATTAGAACTCGATACATCAATATTTATGGTTAATTTAAATAATAAAACAGAAGAAAAGGATTTTATATTCTATAATAATTTAAAAAGCAGATGTGGAGGTGTAGTCCTTAAAGCAGACCACAGTACTGGATTATTAGAGGGATTTGATGAGATGGTACAGTTAGATTTGAATAAGATACCTTCGCATATACAAAAACTTGCATTTACTGTGACAATAGATCAGGCAGATGAAAGAAATCAAAATTTCAATTTAGTTTCAGATGGATATTTTAAAGTTATAGATGGAGAAAATAAAACTGAAATATTAACATATAGATTTGATGAGCAGTTGTCAATTGAAACTGCAATAGTTGTAGCAGAGATATATAGATATAAAGATGAATGGAAAATTAATGCAGTAGGAAGAGGTTTTAAAGGTGGATTGAAGGCATTGTGTGATAATTATGGTATAGAAACAGAGTAA
- a CDS encoding TerD family protein, which translates to MTIVLKKGQKVDLTKDNPGLKKVIIGLGWDTNKYSGGFDFDLDASAFLCGENGRVRSEQDFIFYNNLEHSSGSVIHTGDNRTGEGEGDDEQILIDFSKVPENVHKIAITVTIYDAVKRGQNFGQVSNAFVRVVDEETGREILRYDLTEEFSVETALVVCELYRYKGEWRFSAVGSGFQGGLAALCKNYGLDAESE; encoded by the coding sequence ATGACAATAGTTTTAAAAAAAGGGCAAAAAGTTGATTTGACTAAAGATAATCCGGGACTTAAAAAGGTTATAATTGGATTAGGTTGGGATACAAATAAGTATTCAGGAGGATTTGATTTTGACCTTGACGCTTCTGCATTTTTGTGTGGGGAAAATGGTAGAGTCAGAAGCGAACAGGACTTTATATTCTATAATAATTTAGAACATTCAAGTGGTTCAGTTATACATACTGGAGATAATAGAACTGGAGAAGGCGAAGGAGATGATGAGCAGATACTTATAGACTTTTCAAAAGTGCCTGAAAATGTGCATAAGATAGCTATAACAGTTACTATATATGATGCTGTTAAAAGGGGACAAAATTTCGGACAGGTATCAAATGCATTTGTAAGAGTAGTAGATGAGGAGACAGGTAGAGAAATACTACGATATGATTTAACTGAAGAATTTTCAGTTGAAACAGCTCTTGTAGTTTGTGAATTATATCGTTATAAGGGAGAATGGAGATTTAGTGCAGTTGGAAGTGGATTTCAAGGTGGATTGGCAGCTCTTTGTAAAAATTACGGTTTAGATGCTGAATCAGAATAA
- a CDS encoding TerD family protein yields MSINLKKGQRISLTKDNQGLSKIMVGLGWDPVKKGSGGLLGALFGGGAPDIDCDASVLMLDANDKIKDKNDIIYFGNLTSKCGSVRHMGDNLTGEGEGDDEQIMIDLNKVPANIQKLVFVVNIYDCVRRKQDFGMIQNAFIRIVNMANNQELVRFNLTEQYSGRTALFVGEIYRHNNEWKFAAIGEGTNDTSLKDIVQRFA; encoded by the coding sequence ATGAGCATTAATTTAAAAAAAGGTCAGAGAATAAGTTTGACAAAAGATAATCAAGGTTTATCAAAAATAATGGTAGGATTGGGATGGGACCCAGTTAAAAAAGGAAGCGGTGGATTATTGGGAGCTTTGTTTGGTGGGGGTGCTCCAGATATAGACTGTGATGCTTCAGTACTTATGCTAGATGCAAATGATAAGATAAAAGATAAGAATGATATAATTTACTTTGGAAATTTGACAAGTAAATGTGGAAGTGTTCGTCATATGGGAGATAATCTTACAGGAGAAGGCGAAGGAGATGACGAACAGATAATGATAGATTTAAACAAAGTTCCTGCAAATATTCAAAAACTTGTTTTTGTAGTAAATATTTATGATTGTGTAAGACGCAAACAGGATTTTGGAATGATACAAAATGCATTTATACGTATTGTAAATATGGCAAACAATCAGGAACTGGTAAGGTTCAATTTAACTGAACAATACAGTGGAAGAACAGCACTATTTGTTGGTGAAATTTATAGGCACAATAATGAATGGAAATTTGCAGCTATCGGTGAAGGAACAAATGATACTTCATTAAAGGATATAGTTCAAAGGTTTGCGTAA